In one window of Shewanella goraebulensis DNA:
- a CDS encoding zinc-dependent metalloprotease — protein MIRHSIALSLVLTAIPVMTYAATPAQEVIKKSEKASGFINFYYQTQSGELFLEAKKLNQPFLMITSLPHGVGSNDIGLDRGQLGETRMVQFERQGPFILLKQLNTFYRASTDNPAERFAVKEAFAESVLWRGKVLDGKTPLVSINNLVLNDLHGVAQRFADTKQGNYSLDTSRSVILEQGIKSFEKNADVDVLLTFTSQKEGEYVRQVTPDGKFVSVRMRYSFVDLPEEGYQPREYQPMSGYLSGEYFDYSAPIDSPVSKRYLLRHRLEKVTPGLAPSEVVKPITYYLDPGVPEPIRTALLDGARWWEEAFTDAGFIDGFKVEMLPEGADPQDIRYNMIQWVHRATRGWSYGASIKDPRTGEIIKGHVTLGSLRVKQDHLIARGLTAGWEDRKDASDASMALALARIRQLSAHEIGHTIGLDHNFASSTNDNASVMDYPHPNATLNGDKIDISTPYSEGIGEWDKFTIAYGYGNEASMAELVRQARTQGLRYIGEADSRSPSSSHAYASLWDNGASAADELTRLEKVRRTAIEQFNAQALLEEQPLGELSDVFVPIYLLTRYQIDATAKWIGGSDYSYQQQGSAERWHYLSPKLQHSALASLLDVISAQSLSVPAEVTEMLVPKAGNYRKTRESFDSGIGVLTDPIGMAEVLSRQIANRLLAPERLNRVNQGFMDDSEQLSVVSLVDKLLAKTVYQDLQRGQLLAVQMRVNAVVLDEVLASYHDDKTSAEVKAQLLARLHYAEKQLKRRSNRASNYQAAHFDWLLQGLAKGLESKEYRFIAQPLKMPPGSPI, from the coding sequence ATGATCCGCCACAGCATTGCACTTTCATTGGTATTAACCGCAATACCCGTTATGACTTACGCGGCTACACCTGCGCAAGAAGTGATAAAAAAAAGTGAGAAAGCCAGTGGGTTTATTAACTTTTACTATCAAACCCAATCTGGTGAGTTGTTTTTAGAAGCCAAAAAGCTTAATCAACCATTTTTGATGATCACCAGCTTGCCCCATGGGGTAGGCTCAAATGACATTGGTCTGGATCGTGGTCAATTAGGTGAAACTCGAATGGTACAGTTCGAGCGCCAAGGGCCATTCATTCTATTAAAGCAGTTAAACACCTTTTATCGAGCTAGTACTGATAATCCCGCCGAACGATTTGCTGTTAAAGAAGCATTCGCAGAATCAGTTTTGTGGCGCGGAAAGGTCTTAGATGGCAAAACGCCCTTAGTCTCAATCAATAATTTAGTCCTTAACGATCTTCATGGTGTAGCGCAACGTTTTGCTGATACCAAACAAGGCAACTATAGCTTAGATACCTCGCGTTCAGTCATTTTGGAACAAGGTATTAAGTCCTTTGAGAAAAATGCAGACGTGGATGTATTACTGACATTTACTAGCCAGAAAGAAGGCGAATACGTTCGTCAAGTAACTCCTGATGGAAAATTTGTATCGGTGCGCATGCGTTACTCGTTTGTCGATTTACCTGAAGAAGGTTATCAGCCCCGCGAATATCAACCCATGAGCGGTTATCTATCTGGTGAGTACTTTGATTACTCTGCACCGATAGACTCACCAGTGAGTAAACGTTATTTACTCAGACATCGTTTAGAAAAAGTCACTCCAGGTCTTGCACCTAGCGAAGTAGTTAAACCTATTACTTATTATCTCGACCCAGGTGTGCCAGAACCTATTCGCACAGCGTTACTTGATGGCGCTCGCTGGTGGGAAGAAGCTTTTACTGACGCAGGCTTTATTGATGGTTTTAAAGTAGAAATGCTACCTGAAGGTGCTGACCCACAAGATATTCGTTATAACATGATTCAGTGGGTACACAGAGCGACCCGTGGTTGGTCATATGGCGCGTCAATTAAAGACCCTCGCACAGGCGAAATCATTAAAGGACATGTGACGTTAGGCAGCTTGCGAGTGAAGCAAGATCACTTAATAGCACGTGGCTTAACAGCTGGTTGGGAAGACAGAAAAGATGCCAGTGATGCATCGATGGCATTAGCGTTAGCCCGTATTCGTCAATTATCAGCTCATGAAATAGGCCATACTATTGGGTTGGATCATAACTTCGCATCATCTACTAATGACAATGCTTCGGTGATGGATTACCCACATCCTAATGCCACATTAAATGGCGATAAAATTGATATATCGACACCTTATTCAGAGGGTATTGGTGAATGGGATAAATTTACCATTGCCTATGGTTATGGTAATGAAGCCAGCATGGCTGAGTTAGTGCGTCAGGCGAGAACTCAAGGTTTACGTTACATTGGTGAGGCTGATTCACGTTCGCCTTCATCTAGCCATGCCTATGCGAGCTTATGGGATAATGGTGCATCTGCCGCCGATGAGTTGACTCGGTTAGAAAAAGTTCGCCGTACTGCCATTGAGCAATTTAATGCCCAAGCGCTGCTTGAAGAGCAACCATTAGGTGAGTTGAGTGATGTGTTTGTACCAATCTATTTGTTAACTCGATATCAAATTGATGCAACTGCTAAGTGGATTGGTGGCAGTGACTACAGCTACCAGCAACAAGGTTCGGCGGAGCGTTGGCATTACCTTTCTCCTAAGCTGCAACATTCTGCATTAGCCTCATTGCTAGATGTTATATCAGCCCAAAGCTTATCAGTTCCAGCTGAAGTGACAGAGATGCTAGTGCCTAAAGCGGGTAACTATCGCAAAACCCGCGAAAGCTTTGACTCTGGTATTGGGGTATTAACCGATCCTATTGGTATGGCGGAAGTATTGAGCCGTCAAATTGCAAACAGACTTTTGGCACCTGAGCGCCTAAACCGAGTAAATCAAGGGTTTATGGATGATTCAGAGCAGTTATCGGTTGTGAGTTTAGTGGATAAATTGCTGGCGAAAACCGTGTATCAAGACTTGCAGCGAGGCCAATTATTAGCAGTACAAATGCGGGTAAATGCAGTGGTATTGGATGAAGTATTAGCCAGTTATCATGATGATAAAACATCAGCTGAAGTCAAAGCGCAGTTACTGGCGAGACTTCACTATGCTGAAAAGCAATTAAAGCGCCGTAGTAATCGCGCCAGTAATTACCAAGCTGCTCATTTTGATTGGTTATTACAAGGACTAGCTAAAGGATTAGAGTCGAAAGAATATCGCTTTATTGCTCAGCCGCTGAAAATGCCTCCGGGCTCACCAATTTAA
- a CDS encoding protein kinase domain-containing protein has product MQTPQLQHFYINEEQSVYLLKAEDARKHRAWIRLCNQQLSKLGYADIEFIGKGAYGFVFAGTNDIGESHVFKFSRITLPRSVQDRLEEEAFMLSQLVHPNVPSGIKFERVGKQGIMVMERAQGEDLDKICHRLGVLPVAMIVSIARQLANLLYYLRTGKCLVHGDIKPSNLVYDIKNDHLSLIDWGSAVFAQRDEHNKAVEDNVMSLMSSDQHHTNARMGDVYFIGSEQLNGALSSPRFDEQGVAATLYALASGQISRFGSKVIPASSLGLPIELARTLDGMLSDDVERQNLAGDYFLKSMRHNHRMHLPDLQTQPLHEDIPLWLLPKQKQVETVSYSSRKSFLKEHNTQDPIAKMDDVQLEKYYRNFLAGMGDTEKGFVAAVGKLAQYPIVGGLAIHWRKSGVYIDSNLAIYDPETKDVLIKAVNNMVTLARGIKRIGVFKACFFNAKDTLHLERQNASEPYQMVNDAQLSFEVGDVPASEGRSRLHSYFEDGKDPEENLELPTEIMTELGWINQIHHTGCIIFEALPNHLKVHSYLRLLNPRKQAAFRASLDRILHHATKIQGHGVSGFMKLPYKNTRQFSHIDSKAEHFYPKNPKKAHN; this is encoded by the coding sequence GTGCAAACACCTCAGCTACAACACTTTTATATCAATGAAGAGCAATCTGTTTATTTATTAAAAGCTGAAGATGCTCGAAAACATCGCGCTTGGATCCGACTATGTAATCAACAGCTTAGTAAGCTCGGTTATGCCGATATCGAGTTTATTGGTAAAGGAGCTTATGGTTTCGTGTTTGCTGGCACCAACGACATTGGCGAATCCCATGTATTTAAGTTCTCTCGTATAACCCTGCCTCGCAGTGTCCAAGACCGACTTGAAGAAGAAGCTTTTATGCTTAGTCAGTTAGTCCACCCTAATGTACCAAGCGGCATCAAATTTGAGCGAGTCGGTAAACAAGGCATTATGGTAATGGAACGAGCACAGGGTGAAGATTTAGATAAAATTTGTCATCGTTTGGGCGTATTGCCAGTGGCAATGATTGTCAGTATTGCTCGCCAATTAGCCAACCTACTTTATTACCTTCGCACTGGTAAGTGTCTTGTGCACGGTGACATTAAGCCCTCTAATTTAGTCTATGACATTAAAAATGATCACCTGTCTTTAATCGACTGGGGATCAGCAGTCTTTGCTCAACGTGATGAACATAATAAGGCCGTTGAAGATAACGTGATGTCTTTGATGTCGAGCGATCAACACCATACCAATGCCAGAATGGGCGACGTATACTTTATTGGTTCTGAACAACTTAACGGCGCACTGTCCAGCCCGCGGTTTGATGAGCAAGGTGTAGCTGCAACCCTATATGCATTGGCTTCAGGGCAAATCAGTCGCTTTGGCAGTAAAGTGATACCCGCAAGTAGTTTGGGGCTGCCCATTGAACTTGCGCGCACACTAGATGGCATGCTCAGTGATGATGTCGAAAGACAAAACCTTGCTGGCGATTACTTTTTAAAAAGTATGCGACATAACCACAGAATGCACTTGCCTGATTTACAAACTCAGCCACTTCACGAAGATATTCCACTGTGGCTACTGCCAAAACAGAAACAAGTTGAAACGGTAAGTTATAGCTCGCGAAAATCATTCTTAAAAGAACACAACACCCAAGATCCCATTGCCAAAATGGACGACGTACAACTAGAGAAGTACTACCGAAATTTCTTAGCCGGCATGGGCGATACCGAAAAAGGCTTTGTCGCTGCTGTGGGTAAATTAGCCCAGTACCCTATTGTGGGAGGTTTAGCGATTCATTGGCGTAAAAGTGGGGTTTATATTGATTCAAACCTTGCAATTTATGACCCTGAAACCAAAGATGTACTCATAAAAGCGGTCAATAATATGGTTACCCTCGCCCGCGGTATTAAGCGTATCGGGGTGTTTAAAGCTTGTTTTTTTAATGCTAAAGATACCTTACACCTTGAACGACAAAATGCATCAGAGCCCTATCAAATGGTAAATGATGCGCAGTTAAGTTTTGAAGTCGGTGATGTCCCAGCATCTGAAGGGCGTTCGCGATTACACTCTTACTTTGAAGACGGCAAAGATCCAGAAGAAAATTTAGAGCTGCCAACTGAAATCATGACCGAATTGGGCTGGATTAACCAAATTCATCATACCGGTTGTATCATCTTTGAAGCGCTTCCTAACCACTTAAAAGTGCACAGTTATTTGCGGTTATTAAACCCACGTAAACAGGCCGCTTTTCGCGCTTCACTCGATCGAATTCTACATCATGCCACAAAGATTCAAGGCCATGGAGTATCAGGGTTTATGAAACTTCCTTATAAAAATACCCGTCAGTTTTCACATATCGACAGTAAAGCTGAGCATTTTTATCCTAAAAATCCTAAAAAAGCGCATAACTAA
- the tcdA gene encoding tRNA cyclic N6-threonylcarbamoyladenosine(37) synthase TcdA: protein MSESYLNRFGGIGRLYGQNALQNFANAHVVVIGIGGVGTWVAESLARSGIGQITLIDLDDICVTNTNRQSHAIASTIGESKVEVMAKRIRDINPECVVNEIEDFVTADNLAEYLGTKNDPLSIDYVVDCIDAVKQKAALIAWCKRNKLKIVTVGGAGGQTDPTQIQLTDLAKTVQDPLLAKVRGILRREYNFTKNTQRRFAVDAVFSTQHLVYPQNDGSVCSTKATAEGSMRMDCASGFGAVTMVTGTFGFIAASRVLARLAEK from the coding sequence TTGTCAGAATCTTATTTAAATCGTTTTGGTGGAATAGGCCGTTTATATGGTCAAAATGCACTACAAAACTTTGCTAACGCTCATGTGGTTGTCATAGGTATTGGCGGTGTCGGTACTTGGGTGGCCGAATCTCTAGCACGAAGTGGGATTGGGCAAATAACGCTAATTGATTTGGATGATATCTGTGTCACGAATACCAACCGTCAGTCACATGCTATTGCATCAACAATTGGTGAGTCTAAAGTAGAGGTAATGGCAAAGCGTATTCGTGATATAAACCCGGAGTGTGTGGTTAACGAGATTGAAGATTTTGTTACTGCTGACAACTTAGCTGAATACTTAGGGACTAAAAACGATCCATTATCTATTGATTATGTGGTTGATTGTATTGATGCGGTAAAACAAAAGGCAGCGCTAATTGCTTGGTGTAAACGCAACAAGTTAAAAATTGTCACCGTAGGTGGCGCTGGTGGTCAAACAGATCCCACTCAAATTCAGCTCACTGATCTGGCTAAAACAGTTCAAGACCCATTACTTGCTAAAGTTCGGGGCATTTTGCGCCGCGAATATAATTTCACTAAGAATACTCAACGACGTTTTGCTGTCGATGCTGTTTTTTCTACTCAACATCTAGTTTACCCACAAAATGATGGCAGTGTCTGCAGTACAAAAGCAACTGCAGAAGGCAGCATGCGTATGGATTGTGCATCAGGATTTGGCGCTGTGACTATGGTAACAGGTACATTTGGGTTTATTGCAGCAAGTCGTGTGTTAGCAAGGTTAGCTGAAAAATAA
- a CDS encoding outer membrane beta-barrel protein produces MKTKQLILAGVITSMMSVPAMASDWFVGGAAGYQKNTYELDSSVDGSKEKEKDMAYQLRVGKYINDNSRVYGTYGYNSEDIGKQQNFLLSYDYLVPLGQSNMNWFVGATAGMTHTSIDTANLDSGNNFVWGGQTGFMYNINDKWSTEIGYQYLKQDYEKDVSNGANTGSFSLNDTQQVYLAIDYKF; encoded by the coding sequence ATGAAAACTAAACAACTTATATTAGCTGGTGTAATAACGTCTATGATGTCAGTACCTGCAATGGCATCAGATTGGTTTGTCGGTGGTGCCGCTGGTTATCAGAAAAATACTTACGAGTTAGATTCTTCAGTCGATGGATCTAAAGAGAAAGAAAAAGATATGGCATATCAACTTCGTGTTGGTAAGTATATTAACGATAATAGTCGTGTATATGGTACTTATGGCTACAATTCTGAAGATATTGGTAAACAGCAGAATTTCTTATTATCTTATGACTACCTAGTACCACTTGGTCAAAGTAACATGAACTGGTTTGTAGGCGCCACGGCTGGTATGACACACACCAGTATTGATACTGCCAACTTAGACTCGGGGAATAATTTTGTTTGGGGTGGCCAAACCGGCTTCATGTATAACATCAATGATAAATGGTCTACTGAAATAGGCTACCAATACCTAAAGCAAGATTATGAGAAAGATGTCAGTAATGGGGCAAACACAGGTTCATTCTCTTTAAATGATACCCAGCAAGTTTATCTAGCGATTGATTATAAGTTTTAA
- a CDS encoding DUF3149 domain-containing protein — protein MAFWLDLMFGNAIGLLSMIVIFCTMGIMSYMMWMFIVKSAPKE, from the coding sequence ATGGCATTCTGGTTAGATTTAATGTTTGGTAATGCAATTGGTTTGCTTTCAATGATTGTTATCTTCTGCACCATGGGGATCATGTCGTACATGATGTGGATGTTTATCGTGAAGTCAGCTCCAAAAGAATAG
- a CDS encoding thiopurine S-methyltransferase: MEPSFWHEKWDLKQIGFHQPQINEFLVKYWSRLSLATSAEVFVPLCGKSLDMCYIAEQGHNVLGCELNQLAVEDFFKENNLPVSHQVKGEHQVYLTEQVSLIQGDIFTLPIESTQSITAFYDRAALIAWPEEMRQQYAIKLATLVPAGVKGLLVTLDYPQETLNGPPFAVSPQWIEQYLAPYFDVELLECADVLAENQRFVKKNVPWLNEAAYVLTRKI, encoded by the coding sequence ATGGAGCCGAGTTTTTGGCACGAAAAATGGGATTTAAAGCAAATTGGATTCCATCAACCGCAAATTAATGAATTTCTGGTTAAGTATTGGTCGCGTTTATCGTTAGCAACCTCTGCAGAAGTCTTTGTTCCATTGTGCGGTAAGTCATTAGATATGTGTTACATAGCGGAGCAAGGGCATAACGTACTTGGCTGCGAGCTAAATCAACTAGCTGTTGAAGACTTTTTTAAAGAAAATAATCTCCCTGTTAGTCATCAAGTTAAGGGGGAACACCAAGTTTACTTAACTGAGCAAGTCTCGCTCATTCAAGGTGATATATTCACCTTACCGATAGAATCTACTCAATCAATTACTGCTTTTTATGATCGCGCTGCGCTTATTGCCTGGCCAGAAGAAATGCGCCAGCAATATGCGATAAAACTTGCGACATTAGTTCCTGCTGGCGTTAAAGGTTTACTGGTGACCTTGGATTACCCACAAGAAACCCTTAATGGCCCACCATTTGCGGTAAGTCCGCAATGGATAGAACAATACCTAGCACCTTACTTTGATGTAGAGCTTTTAGAGTGTGCTGATGTATTGGCTGAAAATCAGCGGTTTGTGAAAAAAAATGTTCCTTGGCTTAACGAAGCAGCTTACGTGCTGACTCGTAAAATATAA
- a CDS encoding porin — MKKTLISASVASVIALTSFGALADGPNFYGRLDLAVTNSDLGVTTQEGKEGTVFENNFSHLGVKGSEKISDAFEVLYQMEFQVENTSSSSDVFKARNTYLGLKTDFGTVLVGRNDTVFKQSEGGVDVFGNSNADIDRLVAGQTRSADGIWYYSPKIADLITLNATYLMEDNYTDADDNESYEDQYALSATIGDKKLKAQNYYVAAAYNTIGGIDAYRAVGQVKFGDFKVGGLYQNTESQTTEQEGDSYFLNVVYNLNGVNLKAEYGVDEGGFGRYLTKQKAADGVVTDASITQITVGADYRISKSTLVYGHYAMYEGDYQLDGGPTIDLEDDNVFTVGMRYDF; from the coding sequence ATGAAAAAGACGCTAATCTCAGCATCTGTAGCCTCAGTTATTGCTTTAACTTCTTTCGGTGCGCTAGCCGATGGCCCTAACTTCTACGGTCGTTTAGACCTAGCAGTAACTAATTCTGATCTTGGTGTTACTACCCAAGAAGGTAAAGAAGGCACTGTATTCGAAAATAACTTCTCTCACTTAGGTGTTAAAGGCAGTGAGAAAATTTCTGATGCTTTTGAAGTGCTATACCAAATGGAATTCCAAGTTGAAAACACCTCTTCAAGTTCAGATGTTTTCAAAGCTCGTAATACTTACCTAGGTCTAAAAACTGACTTCGGTACTGTATTAGTTGGCCGTAACGACACAGTATTTAAGCAATCTGAAGGCGGCGTTGACGTTTTCGGTAACAGCAATGCTGATATCGACCGTTTAGTGGCTGGTCAAACTCGTTCTGCTGACGGTATCTGGTACTACTCTCCAAAAATCGCTGATTTAATCACATTAAACGCGACTTACTTAATGGAAGATAATTACACCGATGCTGATGACAACGAGTCTTATGAAGATCAATATGCATTAAGTGCAACGATTGGTGATAAAAAACTTAAAGCACAAAACTACTATGTAGCAGCTGCTTACAACACTATCGGTGGCATCGATGCATACCGTGCAGTGGGTCAAGTTAAATTTGGCGATTTCAAAGTAGGCGGTTTGTACCAAAACACTGAAAGCCAAACAACTGAGCAAGAAGGTGATTCTTACTTCTTAAACGTGGTTTACAACCTAAACGGCGTTAACTTAAAAGCTGAGTACGGTGTTGACGAAGGTGGTTTCGGTCGTTACCTAACTAAGCAAAAAGCAGCAGATGGTGTTGTTACTGATGCTAGCATTACTCAAATCACTGTAGGTGCTGATTACCGCATCTCTAAATCTACTCTAGTATATGGCCATTACGCTATGTACGAAGGTGATTACCAACTTGACGGTGGCCCAACCATCGATTTAGAAGATGACAACGTATTTACCGTAGGTATGCGTTACGATTTCTAA
- a CDS encoding superinfection exclusion B family protein: MMKIKFDNVKLASVKRVLVSAMLWWVVACAVLLFAPSHILQTLSLDSLVSDYGHFIGLGLIVGAAFFLSQLFTFVVDESISHLREKRAIETIEAKVKLLDPAERALLREFFLQGATILALPQNELAVKGLIATSILELVGNERHYAIQGPTAEYKISMKARVYLNRDVLRLPAGEPSKEELSHLIKARPQFINGLVQPRKHAA, encoded by the coding sequence ATGATGAAAATTAAATTTGATAACGTAAAGTTAGCCAGCGTAAAGCGTGTTTTAGTCAGTGCAATGCTTTGGTGGGTTGTTGCTTGTGCAGTGTTGTTGTTTGCTCCTTCCCATATATTACAAACCCTGTCCCTAGATAGTTTAGTAAGCGATTATGGTCACTTTATTGGTTTAGGCTTGATTGTTGGCGCGGCCTTTTTCTTAAGTCAGTTATTCACTTTTGTTGTTGATGAATCCATTAGTCATTTACGTGAAAAGCGGGCTATAGAGACCATTGAGGCCAAGGTTAAATTGCTAGATCCCGCGGAACGTGCCTTATTGAGAGAGTTTTTCCTTCAAGGTGCCACAATTTTGGCATTACCTCAAAATGAGCTTGCAGTGAAAGGTTTGATAGCGACCAGTATCCTTGAACTTGTTGGTAATGAGCGCCATTACGCAATACAAGGCCCTACTGCGGAATACAAAATTTCGATGAAAGCTAGAGTATATTTGAACCGTGATGTTTTGCGATTACCAGCTGGCGAACCAAGTAAAGAAGAGCTATCACACTTGATTAAAGCAAGACCACAGTTTATCAATGGCTTAGTTCAACCAAGAAAGCATGCAGCCTAA
- a CDS encoding porin has product MKKNLITAAILSCTAMTSFTALADGPNFYGRADLAFTNSDTGVATQNQKDGTIIENNFSWLGVKGTEKINDDFEVIYQMEFGVSNFDNSGNTFAARNTFIGLKTNAGTALVGRNDTVFKASEGGFDLFGNTNSDIDLLAAGQTRSGDGISYYSPKIADMVTLNATYLMDDNYDSQSDSMYAVSATIGDKALKAQNFYAAAAYQDGITDIEAYRGVVQAKFGNFIVGGLYQNTESLKSELAHLEGDSYFINAAYVMGNLKIKAMYGYDDSGLGKIVDRRTGQLESSEGANILDARKDVSDVEIQQFSVGADYRLSSNTLVYGHYTKYDGDMKLNGVVEDLSDDIFTVGVRLDF; this is encoded by the coding sequence ATGAAAAAAAACCTGATCACTGCAGCAATTTTATCTTGCACTGCAATGACCTCTTTTACTGCGCTAGCTGATGGCCCAAATTTCTACGGCCGTGCTGATCTTGCATTCACCAATTCTGATACGGGTGTAGCTACTCAAAATCAAAAAGACGGCACTATTATTGAAAACAACTTCTCATGGTTAGGTGTTAAAGGCACAGAAAAAATCAATGATGATTTTGAAGTGATCTACCAAATGGAGTTCGGTGTAAGCAACTTTGATAACTCAGGCAATACTTTCGCAGCTCGTAACACGTTTATCGGTCTAAAAACCAATGCAGGTACTGCATTAGTTGGTCGTAACGACACTGTATTCAAAGCTTCTGAAGGTGGTTTTGACTTATTTGGTAACACTAACTCAGACATCGATTTACTAGCTGCAGGGCAAACACGTTCAGGCGATGGTATCAGCTACTACTCTCCAAAAATTGCTGACATGGTAACGCTAAACGCGACTTACCTAATGGACGACAACTATGATTCACAAAGTGATTCTATGTACGCTGTTAGTGCAACAATTGGTGATAAAGCCCTTAAAGCACAAAACTTCTACGCAGCAGCTGCTTACCAAGACGGTATCACAGATATCGAAGCTTACCGTGGTGTTGTACAAGCTAAATTCGGCAACTTCATTGTTGGCGGTTTATACCAAAACACTGAAAGCTTAAAAAGCGAATTAGCACACCTTGAAGGTGACAGCTACTTCATCAATGCAGCTTATGTAATGGGTAATCTAAAAATTAAAGCTATGTACGGTTACGATGATTCTGGGCTAGGTAAAATTGTAGACCGTCGTACAGGTCAGCTTGAAAGCAGCGAAGGTGCAAACATTTTAGATGCTCGTAAAGATGTATCAGATGTTGAAATCCAACAGTTCAGTGTTGGTGCTGACTACCGCTTAAGTTCAAACACTTTAGTTTATGGTCACTACACTAAATACGATGGCGACATGAAATTAAATGGTGTTGTTGAAGATTTAAGTGATGACATCTTTACTGTTGGTGTTCGTTTAGACTTCTAA